A part of Novipirellula artificiosorum genomic DNA contains:
- a CDS encoding radical SAM protein — MRKPLPRFTDREVLAARGSGPPLAGPALAGHRIAERDQLDPRKPFAMLVEPECDARRKVVDVATIFLTNRECPLRCAMCDLWKHTLTRRVAVGDIPRQIRFALDQLPDASEIKLYNSGNFFDRQAIPPDDYASIADLVRRFDTVVIENHPRLCGQVCSDFRDLIAPAQLEIAIGLETCYEDMLATLNKGMTLSDFDHAVERLHCERIRTRVFLLQSLPFLTESESVEWTLRSMDYAFDRGVDCCSVIPTRSENSLIQALARTGDFVQPSGESIERVASAGIEKDAGRVFVDLWQTERFFPCDVCREKRMARLQQMNLTQQVVPPIECGECGK; from the coding sequence ATGCGTAAGCCGCTGCCTCGGTTTACCGATCGCGAGGTTTTGGCGGCCCGCGGCTCAGGGCCCCCGCTTGCAGGTCCCGCTCTCGCAGGTCACCGCATTGCAGAACGCGATCAACTCGATCCGCGAAAGCCCTTCGCGATGTTGGTCGAACCGGAATGCGATGCACGCAGGAAGGTTGTCGATGTTGCCACGATCTTCCTCACCAATCGCGAGTGTCCGCTGCGGTGCGCGATGTGCGATCTGTGGAAGCACACGTTGACTCGGCGTGTCGCGGTTGGTGATATTCCCCGCCAGATTCGCTTCGCGCTCGATCAATTGCCCGATGCGTCCGAAATTAAACTCTACAACAGTGGCAATTTCTTTGACCGGCAAGCGATCCCGCCGGACGACTATGCGTCGATCGCCGACTTGGTTCGCCGTTTTGACACGGTCGTCATTGAGAATCATCCTCGCCTCTGCGGTCAAGTCTGCAGCGATTTTCGTGACTTGATTGCTCCGGCCCAGCTTGAGATCGCGATCGGGCTGGAGACGTGTTACGAGGACATGCTTGCAACCTTGAATAAAGGGATGACACTTAGCGACTTTGATCACGCCGTTGAGCGATTGCATTGCGAGCGGATTCGAACACGAGTGTTTTTGCTGCAGAGCTTACCCTTCCTGACCGAATCCGAATCGGTCGAGTGGACGCTCCGATCGATGGACTATGCGTTCGACCGAGGTGTCGATTGTTGTTCGGTCATTCCAACGCGATCCGAGAACAGTTTGATCCAAGCGTTGGCGCGAACGGGCGATTTTGTGCAACCGTCGGGCGAATCGATCGAACGGGTCGCATCGGCGGGAATCGAAAAGGATGCCGGACGCGTGTTCGTCGACCTCTGGCAGACCGAGCGGTTCTTTCCATGTGATGTGTGCCGAGAAAAGCGGATGGCCCGATTGCAACAAATGAACTTGACTCAGCAAGTGGTGCCCCCGATCGAGTGCGGTGAATGTGGAAAGTGA